Part of the Halalkalibacter krulwichiae genome is shown below.
AGTATTTAAAAATAGAAAGAGTGATGGAATTTGAATTCAATCGTCATTTCAACAGCTTACATAACATTAGGACAAATGCTAAAAGAAGCAGGAATTATTGACACAGGTGGTATGGCAAAATGGTACCTTTCTGAACATATCGTTTATGTTAATGGTGAAGAAGAGAACCGTCGAGGCAAAAAGTTAGTACTTGGAGATGTAGTAACTCTTGCAGATGGGGCGGAATATCAAATTGTT
Proteins encoded:
- the yaaA gene encoding S4 domain-containing protein YaaA — its product is MNSIVISTAYITLGQMLKEAGIIDTGGMAKWYLSEHIVYVNGEEENRRGKKLVLGDVVTLADGAEYQIVEK